The Chryseobacterium oranimense genome contains the following window.
GGAGTGGAAGAATGCTTTGCCGAATGATTTTGAGTTTAATGAGATCAGGATTTTGATTAATCATTATAATTTTAAAAAAGAGAAGAATAATACAATGTAATATAAAAACGGTCTCAGAAGTGAGACCGTTTTTTATTTATTAAGCATATCTTGATTGACTCTGTATCCAACAATTTTTATATCTCCGTTTTTATCTTTCATCATAGAAAAAGTCTCTTCTGTTTTGGCTGAACCTCTTTTAACATCGTATATCAATAAATATTCACTTTTGGGATTTGATCCTTTTACAATAAGAGTTTCCCACTTTACCAAATCATATTCTTCAACTCTGCCTATATCGTTTTGAGTAGTATTGATGATTTGAAGTAATTTTTCTTTGCTTGTCACTTCAAAAAATTTATCACCAAACAGATTGTAAATTGTATCCAGATTACCTCCGTATTTTAGCTCCCAAAAGAATTTTTGAGAGATTTTTTCTGCATCTTTTTTATCTTCCTCTCTGTTTGAAAAAACTTGATTATATGAGCAACCGATTAGCAGAAAAGAAATGAGAATTAAGTATAAATGTTTCATAATAATTTTTGTAAAATTTCTAAAAACCTAATTAATCTAAAACTAATTTTCTTCTGTTATTATCCCAATAGCTTGCACTACGGCTTTCATTTTTATATTGCACTTCAATATTTTCAATTTCATTGAATCTGTTTTTATCAGTTTTTGAAAATTCAATTATTGTGAATTTATTTTCATCCAGAATATTAAAATCGACAATTTTTAAATAATCTGCAATAGAATTTTTGTCAATCATAATTTTGCCACCTCCAAATTGATGTCTGTCCCATCCGTTTTTCTTAATACCTGAAACCCAATATTCTTCACCTGTTTCTATATCAAAATGATTTCCGCAAATTCCGGGAGTTTTAAGTTTTTTCAAAGCTTTATCATTAAAATAAATGGTTTGTCCTGACTTTGAAAATTCTACAAAGCCAATCCATGCCGAACCGTTATGACCGTACGATTTATTTTCAACGTACATTATTTTTGATTTCATAGTCTCAACGAATTCTTGTCGTTTTAGAAACAAACTCAAATATACAATTTTCTCATAAGTAAAAGATTTTTACGCAAATTTAAATTCCAATAGTTTTTGCCTGAACTCCTCAATCTAACCTATCAATTACAAAAAGTAACTAATACAATTTATAAGGTTTAAATTTGCTTGGTTTTAAACCTAAAATTTAAAATATGAAAAATTTTGAAATATCAGTGCTTGATCTTGCACCTGTAAAGCAGGGGAAAAGCATTCACGATACTTTTCAGGACAGTTTGTCTTTAGCCAACCATACTGAAAATTTAAATTATAAAAGATTCTGGCTCGCTGAGCATCACAATATGGAAAGTATTGCCAGCTCTGCCACTACAGTTCTGATCGGGTTTATTGCCAACGGAACCAAAACTATAAGAGTAGGTTCCGGCGGAATTATGCTTCCCAATCACAGCTCACTGATCATCGCTGAGCAGTTCGGAACACTGGAATCCCTTTTCCCCGGAAGAATAGACCTTGGTCTGGGAAGAGCTCCCGGAACCGATGGACTTACGGCTCAGGCTTTGGGAAGAAACCCTGCCATCATCAACCAGCAATTCCCGAGACAGATCCTTGAACTTCAGAAATATTTTTCGAAAGAAAACTCTGATGCGTTAGTTCGTGCCATTCCCGGTGAAGGACTGGATATCCCGCTTTATATTCTTGGATCCAGTACGGACAGTGCCTGGCTGGCTGCGGAACTTGGACTTCCTTATGCTTTTGCGGGACATTTTGCCCCGGAGCAGATGGAAATGGCATTTAATATCTACAGAGAGCACTTTGAGCCTTCTGAACAATTGGATAAGCCTTATATTATGGCCTGTATCAATGGTGTTGCGGCAGAAACTTCAGAAGAAGCGCATAAAATTTCAACCACCTTGTTCCAGGCGTTCATCAATATTATAAGAAACGACAGGAAGCCTTTCGCACCGCCCGTGGATGATATGGATGATATCTGGTCGCCAATGGAAAAATCGATGGTGCTTCAGAAACTGAAATATACATTGATCGGGAACCAGGCAGAAATAGAAGAAAAACTGAAAGATTTTCAGGAAAAGTTCAATGTGGACGAATTAATTATCAATTCACATATCTACGATCATCAGAAAAGATTAAGGTCTTATGAGATTTTCAGGGATGTAGTAAACTCTTTATCCAAAGCCTAACAAACCCGTCATATTAATTGGCAGATGCTTATTTTTATAAGTATCTTTGCACAAATAAAAAGTAAACATGTCTGATATTAAATTGAATACTATTCCAGAGGCTATTGAAGACCTCAAAAATGGTAAAATAATCATAGTAGTGGATGATGAAGACAGAGAAAACGAAGGTGATTTTCTTTGTGCTGCGGAACTGACAACGCCGGAAATTATCAATTTTATGGCACTTCACGGAAGAGGGCTGATATGTATGCCGCTTCCTGAAAAAAGATGCGACGAGCTTGGTCTTGAAGTGATGGTAAGCAGAAGCAGTGATCCTAAGGAAACCGCTTTTACCGTTTCTGTTGACCTTCTTGGTAACGGAACTTCTACCGGAATTTCTGCCAGCGACAGAGCAAAAACCATTTTAGCTTTGATGGATGAAAAATCCAAGCCGACGGATTTTATGAGACCCGGCCATATTTTCCCGCTTCGTGCAAGAAAAGGAGGAGTTTTAAAAAGAGCAGGACATACTGAAGCAGCGATTGACCTTACGAATCTGGCAGGTTTAAAAGAAGGAGGAGTAATCTGTGAAATTATGAATGAGGACGGCAGCATGTCACGTTTGCCAGAGCTTCATGCTTTTGCCCAGAAACATGATATGAAGATTGTTTCCATCGAAGACCTGATCCATTATCAGCTTAAAAAAGGAAATCTTATCGAAAGACTTGAAGAAAGAAAGGTAAAAACTGCTTATGGTGAGTTTGACTTTTTTGCTTTCAGAGAAACTTCAAATGATCAGATCCATTTTGCCCTGACAAAAGGTTCATGGACTGTTGATGAGCCTGTTTTGGTAAGAGTTCAGTCTTCAGATTCTTATTTTGATGTATTGACAAGACTTAATAATGGTGAAAAACCATTATTGGAAAAAGTAACTAACATGATCAATGAAGCAGGAAAAGGAGCTGTTATTTTTATCAACAACGTTTCCAATTCTGAAAATACGCTGAGAAAACTTCAGCAATTCCTGAACTATCAGGACGGACAGGAGCAGCATCCTACTTTAGCATACAATTACAGAGATTACGGTATCGGAACGCAGATCCTGAAAAATCTGGGCATCAATAAATTTAAAGTAATCACACAAAACCCTAATATCAAACCACAGGTTGGTGGATATGATGTAGAGGTTACGGAATTGGTTCAGCTGTAAAAGTGAATTGTGAAGAGTGAATTAACTTCGTTATCGATTGTATCAGAAAGCGAAAATTAAAATAAATTCAATATAAAAGGTTTAGGATTTTTCTAAACCTTTTTTTATTTTTAAACCATGACAGAGTCTTTACAAAAACACATCAGGCAATATATTGAAATTTCAGACGAAAAGCTGGAAAAATATTGCAGTGCTTTCAAGGTTAAGAAATTAAAGAAAAAAGATTTTCTTCTGAAAGAGGGAGACATCTGTGAAGCTGAAGGGTTTGTAGTAAACGGATGCTTTAAAGTTTTCCGTACAGACAAGAATGCAGATGAGCAGATCCTGTATTTTGGAGTGGAAGACTGGTGGGTCTCGGATATTGACAGCTTTATCAATCAGATTCCGTCCCAGCTCAATATTCAGGCGATTGAAGACAGTGAGATTCTTTTAATTTCAAAAGAAGATAAAGATAGATTCTATCGGGAAATCCCTGAAATAGAAAGCCTGATGAGGTTGAAATTTCAGATGTCGATCATTGCTCTTCAGCGTAGGATTATTGATAATCTAAGCAAGCCTTCCGATGAGCGCTATCAGGACTTTTTAAAAGAATACCCCAAAACAGCTCACCGTCTTACCAATATCCAGATTGCGGCATATCTGGGTGTCACGCCTGAATTTATCAGCAGGATCCGCAGAAAAATTGTGAGCAGGGACTAAAAAATGTTTATGGTTATTGTCAATTGTGAATTTGCCCTGCAGGTGAATGGTGAGTTTTTAGAATTGAGAGCCAAGAAACAAGAAACAAGAAACAAGAGCCAAGACTTTAGATTTCAGACTTCAGACGTCAGATTTCAGACTTTTACTACTAAGTTTGGAAATTTGTAACTCGTAACTGGCAACGCGTAACAATTACCCCGTACCACAAACCACGAACCTGGATTACAAACTGATCTCATCAAAATTTCTGAATCCGTTCAGGAAATCTTTTACTGTCATTCTTTTTTTTCCTTCAAGCTGAAGTTCCTGTGGAAAATAAAGGCCATCTTCCGTATAAATTTTGAATTCATTCTTAGAAATATCCAATGTTCCTGAAGTTTTTCCATGATCGGTAATTTTGAATTTTCCTGCGAAAATCTTTAATCCTTTTTCCTCTTCTCCAATTTTTAAGGTTGTGAAAGCAGCCGGATAAGGTGACATCCCAAGAATAAACTGATGAACAGCTTTTGACGGGGATTTCCAGTTGATTTTAGTGTCTTCTTTAAATATTTTATAGGCATTTTTAGGATGCTCTACATGTGGCTGAGGTCTTTCTGTAATGGTGTTTTCTGCCAAACCGTTAAGAGTTTTTACCACCAGTTTTGAGCCCATTACCATGAGTCTGTCGTGCAGGCTTCCTGCATTTTCATCCGGCAAAATTGCCAGTTCTTCCTGAAGCAGAATATTTCCTTCATCTATTTTTTCATTGATGAAGAATGTAGTAGCACCTGTTTTTTCTTCGCCATTGATTACGGCATAATTAATAGGTGCCGCTCCTCTGTAATCGGGAAGCAGTGAAGCATGAAGATTGAAAGTTCCCATTTTAGGCATTTCAAAAAGAACTTTAGGCATCATTCTGAAGGCAACTACCACAAAAACATCGGCATCCAGTTTTCTAAGTTCTTCCAGAAACTCGGGATTTCTCAGCTTTTCTGGCTGAAAAACAGGGATGTTGTTTTCTGAAGCATAAACCTTTACCGGGGATTGATTGATCTTCTGTCCACGGCCACTGGCTTTATCGGCAACAGTTACCACTCCAACCACTTTATGCTCTGACTGATGAATAGCCTCCAAAGAAGTTTTTGCAAATTCCGGAGTTCCTAAAAAAACGACTTTCAATGATTTCATGGTGCAAAGATAAGAGTTTTTGGAGTTAGAGTGTATTTGGGTCGGAGAGTTTCGAGATACCGGTTCCAAGTTTGGGAGTTGGAGGGTATTAGATTTTGAGCGTTTGAACTAAAATCGTATACCTGAAACCTAGTGTCTAAAATCTTTGCTCTTGGCTCTTGTTTCTTGGCTCTCAATTCTAAAAATTCACCATTAAGAACCACTCATTACTCCTGATTCAACGCGTAGGTTCTGAAATTCAGCATTTTCACTTTTCCTGAATCTAAAAGGAAGATCAGATTTTCCAGGATGTTATTTTTAGAATGATAGTTGAGCTGGATAGAAAGATCTTCTATGGTTGATGGTTTTTTAGCCAGCAGATTAATGATCTGCTGGGAAATATTTTTCCCAAAAATAGACTGTTTATTCTTTTCACAAACAGAGCATTGGCCACAGTTTTTCGTATTTTTTTCTCCGAAGTAGGCAAGAATAAGTTTCATTTTACAGTAATCATTGTTTTCTATAAAAAACTTGATCTCTTCCCATTTCTGAATTTTATTCTTCTGAATATGTTCAAAAAGTTTCCAGTAGGCTGAATTAATTGCTCTTTCATCACGGGGTTTCAGGAATTTAATACTCGACAAAGCCCCATCTACATATTCCAGATAGTTTTTTTGCTGAAGTTCTTTCAACCGCTCTTTGATCAGTGGAACACTCACACCAAGCTTATTGCTCACCTGCAGTTCACTGAACATAACTTTATGGGTAGTAATACCTGATACCGTACGAAGCAAAAGCTCTATAAAATAAGCATCCTTCTGTGGCAATTGATCTATATCCTCAGCATTAAAGAGAAGCTCCAGTGAAGACAGGCTTTTGTTGTCGTTGTGATAAATGATTTCCTGATTATGCAGAAAATTAAGGACGTTACTGATCTTTGCTTTCGATAGGCGGGTAAAATTTTGAATTCCCTGGATATTCAGTTGGAAAACTTTTTCCGGGAGTTCGTATTCCGCCACCTGAAAAATAGAGTAGAGGTAAGTGATAATCTTTAAAAATTCTGCTTTATTGGGAGTCTGATTTTTTAGAATTTCGTCAAAATTGAGCAATTCCTGCTTGTTCCAGAGTAAGAATGCAAAACTGTCTTTACCGTCTCTTCCCGCTCTTCCGATCTCCTGGTAATAATTTTCAAGGGAAGGGGCAGGTGAGAAGTGAATGACAAAGCGAACATTATCCTTGTCTATTCCCATACCGAAAGCATTGGTTGAAATCAGAACATGGTTGTCACTTTTATTCCAGATAGTTTGTCTTGTATTTTTTTCTTTTGTCGTTAGCCCTGCATGGAAATAATCTACATTTTTTATCTGGTTTTTGTTAAGAAATTCCGCCAGCATTTCCGCATCCTTCCGGGTTCTCACATAAACAATCCCGGAGTCATTATTATGTTTTAAAATATCAAAGACACGTTGAAACTTATCAGAAATTTCATCTGTAAAAATCCTGATATTTTCTCTCTTAAAACTTTTCTGAAAAACAAAAGGCTTTTTAAGTTCCAGTTTATTTTTGATTTCTTCAAGTACTTTAGGAGTTGCAGTTGCTGTTAAAGCCAGACAAGGAATCTTTTGGTTCTTTTTTCTGAAGTCTTTAATATTCTGATAACTTGGGCGGAAGTCCTGTCCCCATTCTGAAATACAATGAGCCTCATCTACAGCAATAAATGAGAGCTGGATTTCTTCAATATTCTGAAGAAACTGTATATTGGTTAATCTTTCGGGGGAGATATACAGCAGTTTGGTAAGGCCGTCTTTACAACGGGCGTATATGGCTTCCGCATCATATTCATCTAGCTCGGAAGAAAGATATTCTGCTTCAATACCGCGAAGCTTAAGCTGGCTTACCTGATCTTTCATCAGGGCAAGAAGGGGCGAAATAACAAGGCAGGTGCCTTCTTTCAGTAAAGCCGGAAGCTGATAACAAAGGGATTTTCCGGCACCGGTTGGCAGAAGCACGAGACTGTCGTTTTCTTTAATTACTGCATCAATGATTTCTTCCTGAGAATCCCTGAATGTATCATAACCCCAAAAATATTTTAGGGTATCATATTTTAATTTTTGGAAATCCTGCTGAGAAATCATAGGGTAAAAGTAATAAAAGTATTACAACAAAAAAAGCCGTGCATTGCACGGCTTTGATATATTTACTAAAAAGTTTATTATTTAGCTTCGAAATATACTCTTCTGTTAGCTCTGTTTTTCCATTCAGGACATTTAGTAGCTGGGTCACACTCAGGGTATTTAAGGTCTTTTTCACCTCTACCGATTGCGTTTAATTTAGAAGATTCTACTCCGTTTTTGATCAGATAGTTTTTAACGCTATTTGCTCTTCTTTCAGAAAGTTTTTGGTTGTAAGCATCAGAAGCTCTTGTATCTGTAGCTCCGATTACATTATAAGCTCCGTTTGAAGAGTTGATGTAAGAAACAGCATTATTCAGGATTGGAGTGTTTGAAGGTAAAATTCTGTCAGAATTTAAGTCAAACTCAATTCCTTCAAGTTTTGTTTCTGTTTCTACTACAGGTCCTGCAGTAGTTGTAGGACATCCGTTGTTTTCAACTGGTCCAGGAACGGTTACACACTTATCGTAAAGGTCAATTACACCGTCAAGGTCAGTATCAAGAGCAACACCAGCACCATCCACTCTTGCACCAGCAGGAGTATCAAGCTGTCTGTCCCAATCGTCACAAACTCCGTCATTATCAGCATCACCTTTTTTACATACTTCAATATCCTGGTTTTTGTTAGCCAAAACATCAAGCTTGTAATAGATTTCCTGAAGCGGGTCGTGCCACATTAGGTGAGATTCGTGTTTTCCTAATTTCAATGTAAGACCTAAAGTTGCATTGAAGAAGTTGTCAGATACCTGTTCTGAACGTTTGTTGATAGCACTGTATTGATCACCTCCACCATCGAATTCATCATCACCTGTTACTACATACATCAATCTACCTTCAAGATCTAGTCTTCTGTTGATTTTGTATTTTAAACCGGCACCAGCCTGCATAAACATTGAACCTAGTTTGAAAGGCTTAACTTCCGTAGCTAGTCTTTGTCCGTTGATATCTTTCTGATAAGCTCTGTAAGCGAGAGTACCTATACCTGCATATCCGTGAAGTGCCCATCTGAAAGGAGAGTGGTTGTCAACTCTTCTCAATAAATTAGAGAAGTTGATATCTCCTAATAAAGAGATCGCATCATACTGAGTTCTTGCACCTACAGCTGTTGCATCCGGAGCAGCATCTTTAGTGTTGAACCATCCTTGTCTCGTTTCACCTCTGTCATACTGTAATTTTAAACCGAACGCATGAGTGATCGCTTTATCAATACTTACATAAGCAGAGTATCCGAAAAGGTTTTTACCGCCACCATTTTTGATAGATGTTAAATCAGCTGACTGTACCAACGGTACACCTGCACCGGCTGAAATAGACCAGTCATTAAATCTTTTTGATTGATTGGTAAACGGAGAAACATTGGCAGAACCAGAAGAAAATGTGTTTGGATATTCTCCATTTGAAACTGCTGTTGAGTCTTGTGCATAGCTTACGGCTGGAATTGCCATTGCTAAGGCTACAATTGCTAAACTTAATTTCATAGTGTATTTTTTTATTTAGTTAATTAAATGATTTTATTGTATAAAAACAGATGTGTTATTTTGTAGGGCATCCGTTGTTTTCAACAGGACCCGGAACTGTTACACACTTGTCGTACAGATCTATCACTCCGTCAAGATCCATATCTAAAGCTACACCGGCACCGTCAACTCTTGCTCCTGCAGGAGTATCAAGCTGTCTGTCCCAGTCATCGCATACTCCGTCATTATCTGCGTCACCTTTTTCACATACCACAAGATCTGTAGCTGCATTTTCCAGTACGCTGGTTCTGTAGTATGCTTCCTGAAGAGGATCATGCCATGCCAGGTGAGATAATTTGTTTCCTAATTTGAAAGAAACCCCTAAAGTGACTGACAATGCATTATCAGATCTGGAATCACTGATCATATTATACTTTGAACCTGGAGTTGAAGGATCGTAGTCGTTAGCGTCAGCCCATCCGCCTCCATCAAATTCATCATCACCACTTAGAATATACATTGCTCTCGCTTCGATATCAATAAGTTTTGACACTTTGTATTTCACTCCGGTACCGAATTGATAGTAGATTGAGCCAATGTCAAGTTTCTGATCGATAAACAAAGGAACTCTTTTAGGATTATCACTCCATCTGTATTCATTTCCGTCATGCAAAGAAGTATTAAAGCTCTGAAGCCCGATACCTGCATATCCATGCAATGCCCATCTGTAAGGGGAGTGGTTATCTACTCTTCTTAATAAGTTAGAAAAGTTAATATCTCCCATTAAAGCAAGTTGGTTAAACTTAGTAGTTGCTGTACCTACCCCTGCCGCAACACCTGCTGCGCCATCTAACATCGCTTTCTGTTTTGTTTCTCCTCTCTGATAGATAAGACTTAATCCAAAAGTATGGGTGATCTGCTTATCAATACTTACGTAAGCATTATACCCCCAATTTACCTTTTTATCATAAAAAGATCTTAGATCAGAATGCACCATGAAAGCAGCACCTCCACCAACGGAAATAGCCCAATCGTTAAAACGTCTGGCTTTGTTGTCGAAACGCTGTACATTAGCAGAACCTGAAGAAAAGGTATTAGGGTACTCGCTAGAAGAGTTTACTGTGGTACTATCCTGGGCATAAGCCGCGATTGGTAGTGTGGCCAATAATAATAAACCTAATTTCATATATGTTTTTTATGTTTTATTTAGATAAAATCTTTCAATAATATTTTTGAAAACTCTCTTTCAAACAAATGTTTATAATGAGGTATTTCCAATTTTTCTGACCTGAAATGCAGATCGTTATATTTAATGATATCAATATCTATTATTCTATCGCTATACCCGCCTGAGGCCTTTGAATCCTTGATTCTTCCCATCTCAGCTTCTATATTTTTAACAAAATCAAGCAACTGAATTGGCGAGAGGTGCGTGAATATTAATGATGCAATATTACAAAAAATATTGGAACTGACAAATTCTATGGGTTCCGTAATTAAAAATTCGCTTATTTGTGAAATGTGATTCCCACCCTCACTGATTTTCTGTAAGGCCACTTCTATATTTTTTTTTTGATCTCCAAGGTTACTTCCTAGTAACAAAACTACCCTATGCTGCGACATATTGGAAAATTGATTGATTTATGAGAAGTTTCTTCAAAAACGTCTTGGCAAATATAGTGGCAATTGTCCTATTATGTGCCTTATTTTTCGTCTTTTTCATCATGATGCTTGTGTTCAGTTCTATGGGGAATGACAAATCTGTTGTGGTGAAAAATAATTCTGTTCTTACGATTAATTTAAAAACCAATATAATAGATAGTCCTACCGAAGAGGAAATGGGGCTGTTCAATATCAGCGACAAACAAAAAAGTGTTATGCTGTATGATGTACTGGAAGCGATTAAAAAAGCTAAAACGGATGATCATATTAAAGGTATAAGTATCGAAGCAGATGATTTCCATGCGGGAATGACCCAGATTGATGATATCAGAAATGCGATTCAAGATTTTAAAAAGAGCGGAAAATTTGTATATGCCTATGGAAATGCAGTTTCGCAGGCTTCTTATTATTTAGGATCTGTTGCTGATCAGTATTATCTTAATCCGTCAGGAATGATAGAGCTGAAAGGCTTGGCTACTGAAGTGGCATTCTTTAAAGACTTTGCGGATAAATATGGTATTGGTATAGAAGTGATCCGACACGGAAAGTTTAAATCGGCTGTTGAACCCTTTTTAAGAAATGATATTTCCCCGGAAAATAAAGAGCAGTTAAGCACTCTCTTAAATGATATCTGGAAAAATACTTCAACTAAAATGGCGGTTTCAAGAAAAATAGATACAGCGCAGTTTAAAATGGTTGTCGACAGCTTGTATGGAATGATCCCTGAATTAGGGCTTAAATATAAACTTGCTGATAAGCTGATCCAGAAAACAGAGTATGATCAGATGTTGAAATCCAAACTTAGCCTTAAAGAAAAGGAAAAGCTGAATAAGGTATCTTTAGCTGGTTATATCAGATCGTATGCGGACGAAGATAAATCAGGAGAAAAAGTAGCCGTATTGTACGCTTCGGGTGGGATTAATAATGGTGACGGTTATAATGAGATCTATTCTGAAAAATATATTAAATACATTAAGGATCTTCAGAATGATGATAAAGTGAAAGCTGTTGTTTTCAGAATTAATTCTCCGGGAGGAAGTGCCAATGCTTCAGATGAAATTTTATTTGAATTACAGCAGCTGAAGAAGAAAAAACCTTTAGTCGTTTCTTTTGGTGACTATGCCGCTTCAGGAGGTTACTATATTGCAATGGCAGCCGATAAAATCTATTCGGAACCTAATACGCTGACGGGATCTATCGGGGTTTTCGGAGTAATTCCTTACTATAAAGATCTTGCAAACAAAAACGGTATCCGTTCAGATATTGTTGCAACCAATGCCAATTCCCAATACTATTCTGCCCTGAATGGTGTTACACCTTACGGAGTAAACCTTATCACGAGAAGTGTGGAAGGAACCTACAAAAGATTTGTACATTTCGTTACCCAGAACAGAAAACAGACTTTCGAGCAGATCGACAGTGTAGGAGGAGGGAGAGTATGGAGTGGTGTTCGTGCCAAGCAGATCGGTCTTGTAGATGAATTGGGAACATTGAATGATGCTGTAAACTTTGCAGCACAAAAAGCAGGATTGAAATCTTACCATGTATCTTCTTATCCAAAAAGAATGACTCAGTTTGAGCAGATTTTCAAAGACCTGAATGAAGATGATATCTCTGCAAGAATCATTAAAAACAAAATAGGTAAAGCCAACTATGAAATCCTCCAGCAGATTACAGATCAGAAGCTGCAGTCTGAGGTGAAAATGGAAATGCCTTACCAGATCAAGATCAACTAAACTAAATTATATTGTACAAAAAAGCCCGGAACTGAATTTCAGTTCCGGGGTTTTATTTTTTATCTGCTTTTAGCCTTTCTTAGTAGCCATTCCGTAGATCCAGAGAACGATTAACGCTCCTCCGACAGCTAACAGCATACTTCTGAAATCGAAACTATCTGTAGTTCCCCATCCCAAAAAGCTGCCTATAAATCCTCCTACGAAAGCTCCAACAATACCTAAAATAATAGTCATTAACCATCCGCCGCCTTGTGTTCCCGGCATAATAAGTTTTGCAATTGCCCCTGCGATAAGACCAAATATGATCCAAGTTAAAATTCCCATAGTCCTAAATTTTTAATTGTTAATAATGTATGAATTTGATATACTAATTTAAAGATAAATATGATAAAAATCATCTTTTCTTGAAAAAAGAATCTACAAATTCTGTACCATTAAACAATTGAAGGTCCTGCATCTTTTCGCCTACCCCTATATACTTCACCGGAATCTGGAACTGATCTGATATGCCTATAACGACACCGCCTTTGGCTGTTCCGTCAAGTTTCGTTACTGCCAATGCATTTACTTCTGTGGCTGCTGTGAACTGTTTGGCCTGCTCAAATGCATTCTGCCCAGTAGATCCGTCAAGAACCAGAAGGATCTCGTGAGGGGCATCAGGAATCACTTTCTGCATTACTCTTTTGATCTTTGAAAGCTCATTCATCAGGTTGATCTTATTGTGAAGCCTTCCTGCAGTGTCAATGATCACTACATCCGCACCCTGTGCCACAGCACTCTGTACAGTGTCAAAAGCTACAGAGGCAGGATCGGATCCCATATCCTGTTTAACGATAGGAACACCCACTCTTTGGCTCCAGATGGTCAGCTGGTCTACTGCTGCTGCTCTGAAGGTATCTGCTGCCCCAAGAACAACCTTTTTTCCTTCGGATTTAAACTGATGGGCCAGCTTCCCGATTGTTGTGGTTTTTCCTACGCCGTTCACACCGACTACCATAATGACATACGGCTTTTTAGAAGTATCTATATTTCCTGTTCCGGCATGAGGGTTTTCCAGGAGTAGTCCTGAGATCTCTTCGCGCAGAATAGCATCAAGTTCACCTACACCCACATATTTATCGCGGGCAACACGTTCTTCAATCCTTTCTATGATTTTAATGGTTGTGGAAGCCCCTACATCAGACGCAATCAGTATTTCTTCAAGGTCATCCAGAACTTCATCATCCACCTTGCTTTTACCGACTACGGCCTTCGTCATTTTTTCAAAGAAACCCTGGCTGGATTTTTCCAGGCCTTTGTCTAAAGTTTCTTTTTCTTCTTTTTTGAAAATATTTTTAAACCAACTCATAGTTCATTCTTATTTGTTTTTTATAACTGCCGTGGCCTCTACTTCTATAAGCACATCATCTCT
Protein-coding sequences here:
- a CDS encoding OmpA family protein; this encodes MKLSLAIVALAMAIPAVSYAQDSTAVSNGEYPNTFSSGSANVSPFTNQSKRFNDWSISAGAGVPLVQSADLTSIKNGGGKNLFGYSAYVSIDKAITHAFGLKLQYDRGETRQGWFNTKDAAPDATAVGARTQYDAISLLGDINFSNLLRRVDNHSPFRWALHGYAGIGTLAYRAYQKDINGQRLATEVKPFKLGSMFMQAGAGLKYKINRRLDLEGRLMYVVTGDDEFDGGGDQYSAINKRSEQVSDNFFNATLGLTLKLGKHESHLMWHDPLQEIYYKLDVLANKNQDIEVCKKGDADNDGVCDDWDRQLDTPAGARVDGAGVALDTDLDGVIDLYDKCVTVPGPVENNGCPTTTAGPVVETETKLEGIEFDLNSDRILPSNTPILNNAVSYINSSNGAYNVIGATDTRASDAYNQKLSERRANSVKNYLIKNGVESSKLNAIGRGEKDLKYPECDPATKCPEWKNRANRRVYFEAK
- a CDS encoding OmpA family protein, which gives rise to MKLGLLLLATLPIAAYAQDSTTVNSSSEYPNTFSSGSANVQRFDNKARRFNDWAISVGGGAAFMVHSDLRSFYDKKVNWGYNAYVSIDKQITHTFGLSLIYQRGETKQKAMLDGAAGVAAGVGTATTKFNQLALMGDINFSNLLRRVDNHSPYRWALHGYAGIGLQSFNTSLHDGNEYRWSDNPKRVPLFIDQKLDIGSIYYQFGTGVKYKVSKLIDIEARAMYILSGDDEFDGGGWADANDYDPSTPGSKYNMISDSRSDNALSVTLGVSFKLGNKLSHLAWHDPLQEAYYRTSVLENAATDLVVCEKGDADNDGVCDDWDRQLDTPAGARVDGAGVALDMDLDGVIDLYDKCVTVPGPVENNGCPTK
- the folK gene encoding 2-amino-4-hydroxy-6-hydroxymethyldihydropteridine diphosphokinase — protein: MSQHRVVLLLGSNLGDQKKNIEVALQKISEGGNHISQISEFLITEPIEFVSSNIFCNIASLIFTHLSPIQLLDFVKNIEAEMGRIKDSKASGGYSDRIIDIDIIKYNDLHFRSEKLEIPHYKHLFEREFSKILLKDFI
- the sppA gene encoding signal peptide peptidase SppA encodes the protein MRSFFKNVLANIVAIVLLCALFFVFFIMMLVFSSMGNDKSVVVKNNSVLTINLKTNIIDSPTEEEMGLFNISDKQKSVMLYDVLEAIKKAKTDDHIKGISIEADDFHAGMTQIDDIRNAIQDFKKSGKFVYAYGNAVSQASYYLGSVADQYYLNPSGMIELKGLATEVAFFKDFADKYGIGIEVIRHGKFKSAVEPFLRNDISPENKEQLSTLLNDIWKNTSTKMAVSRKIDTAQFKMVVDSLYGMIPELGLKYKLADKLIQKTEYDQMLKSKLSLKEKEKLNKVSLAGYIRSYADEDKSGEKVAVLYASGGINNGDGYNEIYSEKYIKYIKDLQNDDKVKAVVFRINSPGGSANASDEILFELQQLKKKKPLVVSFGDYAASGGYYIAMAADKIYSEPNTLTGSIGVFGVIPYYKDLANKNGIRSDIVATNANSQYYSALNGVTPYGVNLITRSVEGTYKRFVHFVTQNRKQTFEQIDSVGGGRVWSGVRAKQIGLVDELGTLNDAVNFAAQKAGLKSYHVSSYPKRMTQFEQIFKDLNEDDISARIIKNKIGKANYEILQQITDQKLQSEVKMEMPYQIKIN
- a CDS encoding GlsB/YeaQ/YmgE family stress response membrane protein is translated as MGILTWIIFGLIAGAIAKLIMPGTQGGGWLMTIILGIVGAFVGGFIGSFLGWGTTDSFDFRSMLLAVGGALIVLWIYGMATKKG
- the ftsY gene encoding signal recognition particle-docking protein FtsY → MSWFKNIFKKEEKETLDKGLEKSSQGFFEKMTKAVVGKSKVDDEVLDDLEEILIASDVGASTTIKIIERIEERVARDKYVGVGELDAILREEISGLLLENPHAGTGNIDTSKKPYVIMVVGVNGVGKTTTIGKLAHQFKSEGKKVVLGAADTFRAAAVDQLTIWSQRVGVPIVKQDMGSDPASVAFDTVQSAVAQGADVVIIDTAGRLHNKINLMNELSKIKRVMQKVIPDAPHEILLVLDGSTGQNAFEQAKQFTAATEVNALAVTKLDGTAKGGVVIGISDQFQIPVKYIGVGEKMQDLQLFNGTEFVDSFFKKR